The proteins below are encoded in one region of Enhydrobacter sp.:
- a CDS encoding L-2-amino-thiazoline-4-carboxylic acid hydrolase — protein sequence MTQPPAAHPEGLSMLEKRKIEAEILKEVYETLKASHGEEVARKTVAESVRRSAIAQARAFAAAAPGGTSLQAFQDVMPLWTKGGALEIEVKEQSDETFAFNVTRCRYAETYKAMGLGEIGHLLSCNRDGAFCEGYDPKLKLERTQTIMQGASHCDFRYRYDK from the coding sequence ATGACACAGCCGCCGGCCGCCCATCCCGAAGGCCTGTCGATGCTCGAGAAGCGCAAGATCGAAGCCGAGATCCTGAAGGAGGTCTACGAGACCCTGAAGGCAAGCCACGGCGAGGAGGTTGCGCGTAAGACCGTCGCCGAATCCGTGCGACGGTCGGCGATCGCCCAGGCGCGCGCGTTCGCCGCCGCCGCACCGGGCGGCACCTCTCTCCAGGCCTTCCAGGACGTGATGCCGCTCTGGACCAAGGGCGGCGCGCTCGAGATCGAGGTCAAGGAACAGAGCGACGAGACCTTCGCCTTCAATGTCACGCGCTGCCGCTATGCCGAGACCTACAAGGCCATGGGGCTCGGCGAGATCGGCCACCTGCTCTCGTGCAATCGCGACGGCGCCTTCTGCGAGGGCTACGATCCCAAGCTCAAGCTCGAGCGCACGCAGACCATCATGCAGGGCGCAAGCCACTGCGACTTCCGCTATCGCTACGACAAGTGA
- the argC gene encoding N-acetyl-gamma-glutamyl-phosphate reductase, with protein sequence MTSNKTKIFIDGQHGTTGLKIHERLKDRPDIELLELPAAERKDLARRVEIARAADIAVLCLPDAAAKELVAALGDAEVCVIDASTAHRVADGWTYGFPELGKDHRRKLLASRRISNPGCYPTGAIAILHPLVEAGIVRADSTPAVFGVSGYTGGGKELIEVHEKTDVEPFGVYGLELAHKHVPEMKKYSGLAHAPLFVPSVGHYAQGMLVMVPITRDITAKQVTAADVHRVLTDHYAGETFVPVRPFADRKWLERDRFLRADRLIDTNSMELAVYGNDAEGNVLAVASLDNLGKGASGAAVQVINLKTGVDETTGLAVAS encoded by the coding sequence ATGACCAGCAACAAGACCAAGATCTTCATCGACGGTCAGCACGGCACGACCGGGCTCAAGATCCACGAGCGGCTGAAGGATCGGCCGGACATCGAGCTCCTCGAGCTGCCGGCGGCCGAGCGCAAGGACCTCGCCAGACGGGTCGAGATCGCCCGGGCGGCCGACATTGCCGTGCTCTGCCTGCCGGACGCGGCGGCGAAGGAGCTGGTGGCGGCGCTGGGCGACGCCGAGGTCTGCGTGATCGACGCCAGCACCGCCCATCGCGTCGCCGACGGCTGGACATACGGTTTCCCCGAGCTTGGCAAGGACCATCGCCGGAAGCTGCTGGCCTCCCGGCGCATCAGCAATCCGGGCTGCTATCCCACCGGCGCCATCGCCATCCTCCATCCGCTGGTGGAGGCGGGCATCGTGCGGGCCGATTCGACGCCCGCGGTCTTCGGTGTCTCCGGCTATACGGGCGGCGGCAAGGAGCTGATCGAGGTCCATGAGAAAACCGACGTCGAGCCGTTCGGCGTCTACGGCCTCGAGCTCGCGCACAAGCACGTGCCGGAGATGAAGAAGTACTCCGGCCTTGCGCACGCGCCGCTGTTCGTGCCGTCGGTGGGGCACTATGCCCAAGGAATGCTGGTCATGGTGCCGATCACGCGCGACATCACGGCGAAGCAGGTGACGGCGGCCGACGTGCACAGGGTGCTGACCGACCACTATGCTGGCGAGACTTTCGTGCCGGTGCGGCCGTTCGCCGACCGCAAATGGCTGGAGCGCGACCGGTTCCTGCGCGCCGACCGGCTGATCGACACCAACTCGATGGAGCTCGCGGTTTACGGCAACGACGCCGAGGGCAACGTTCTCGCCGTCGCCTCGCTCGACAATCTCGGCAAGGGGGCGTCCGGCGCGGCGGTGCAGGTGATCAACCTCAAGACCGGCGTCGACGAAACCACGGGGCTCGCCGTCGCGTCGTAG
- a CDS encoding ABC transporter permease subunit encodes MAQRDLEKVGRTPLLGLGGAALRPNVYDLAIFVLIAAAFVAMAHGANEIAAPAAKLAAEPVTLDPANLPEYALRTTLRMFAAIAASLVFTFVVATLAAKSRKAELVIVPALDILQSVPVLGFLTFTVVFFLRLFPRSELGAECAAVFAIFTSQAWNMAFSFYQSLRTVPADLDEVSRHFQLSPWLKFWRLEAPFAAPGLIWNTMMSMSGGWFFVVASEAITVGDTTVNLPGIGSWLAAAIEARDITAVVQAVITMAVVILAYDQLLFRPIVAWADKFRFEQTASQQRPRSWVYDLWRRGRLVRRVDLVTAWIGRTISVLPVRPMQPSRQVAARTTGRAPDIVWRLVMLAVAAYAVWRIALFVRSTLGWSDIRMAVEMGLLTLLRVVVLIAVASAVWVPIGVWIGLRPRLATRVQPLAQFLAAFPANVLFPIAVVLIVSLRLDPDIWLSPLMVLGTQWYILFNVIAGASAFPTDLREASTLFRLRTWQWWRKVIIPGILPYYVTGALTATGGSWNASIVAEVASWGDTKLKAVGLGSYIADATAVADYPRVVLGIVVMSVLVVVCNRLVWRSLYRLAERRFRLA; translated from the coding sequence ATGGCTCAACGGGACCTCGAAAAGGTTGGCCGGACTCCGCTGCTCGGGCTGGGCGGCGCGGCGCTGCGGCCGAACGTCTATGACCTTGCGATCTTCGTCCTGATCGCCGCGGCGTTCGTGGCGATGGCGCACGGGGCCAACGAGATTGCGGCGCCGGCGGCCAAGCTCGCGGCCGAGCCGGTGACGCTCGATCCCGCCAACCTGCCCGAATATGCGCTGCGCACGACGCTTCGCATGTTCGCCGCCATCGCCGCGTCGCTCGTCTTCACCTTCGTCGTCGCCACGCTCGCCGCCAAGAGCCGCAAGGCCGAGCTGGTGATCGTGCCGGCGCTCGACATCCTGCAGTCGGTCCCGGTCCTGGGCTTCCTCACCTTCACGGTCGTGTTCTTCCTGCGCCTCTTCCCGAGGAGCGAGCTCGGCGCGGAGTGTGCGGCGGTCTTCGCCATCTTCACCAGCCAGGCCTGGAACATGGCCTTCAGCTTCTACCAGTCGCTGCGCACGGTGCCGGCCGATCTCGACGAGGTGAGCCGCCACTTCCAGCTCTCGCCCTGGCTGAAGTTCTGGCGCCTGGAGGCGCCGTTCGCCGCACCGGGCCTGATCTGGAACACGATGATGTCGATGTCGGGCGGCTGGTTCTTCGTCGTCGCCTCGGAAGCGATCACGGTGGGCGACACCACCGTGAACCTGCCCGGCATCGGCTCGTGGCTGGCCGCCGCCATCGAAGCGCGCGACATCACGGCCGTTGTGCAGGCAGTGATTACCATGGCGGTGGTGATCCTGGCCTACGACCAGCTCCTGTTCCGTCCGATCGTCGCCTGGGCCGACAAGTTCCGCTTCGAGCAGACGGCGTCCCAGCAGCGGCCGCGTTCCTGGGTCTACGACCTGTGGCGGCGCGGCCGGCTGGTGCGTCGGGTGGACTTGGTCACCGCCTGGATCGGCCGAACCATCTCGGTCCTGCCGGTGCGACCCATGCAGCCGTCGCGGCAGGTTGCGGCGCGGACCACGGGGCGGGCGCCCGACATTGTCTGGCGTCTCGTGATGCTGGCGGTCGCGGCCTATGCGGTATGGCGCATCGCCCTCTTCGTCCGCAGCACCCTCGGCTGGAGCGACATCCGGATGGCGGTCGAGATGGGGTTGCTGACGCTGCTGCGCGTGGTGGTGCTGATCGCCGTCGCCAGCGCCGTCTGGGTGCCGATCGGGGTCTGGATCGGCCTCAGGCCGCGCCTGGCGACGCGGGTGCAGCCGCTGGCCCAGTTCCTGGCGGCCTTCCCGGCCAATGTGCTGTTCCCCATCGCCGTGGTGCTGATCGTCTCGCTCCGGCTCGATCCCGATATCTGGCTGAGCCCGCTGATGGTGCTCGGCACGCAGTGGTACATCCTGTTCAACGTGATCGCCGGCGCCAGCGCGTTTCCGACCGACCTGCGCGAGGCCTCGACGCTGTTCCGGCTGCGCACCTGGCAGTGGTGGCGCAAGGTGATCATCCCCGGCATCCTGCCTTACTACGTGACCGGCGCACTCACGGCGACGGGCGGATCGTGGAACGCGAGCATCGTCGCCGAGGTGGCAAGCTGGGGCGACACGAAGCTCAAGGCCGTGGGCCTCGGCTCCTATATCGCCGACGCGACGGCCGTCGCGGACTATCCGCGTGTGGTGCTGGGCATCGTGGTCATGTCGGTGCTGGTGGTGGTATGCAACCGCCTGGTCTGGCGGTCACTCTACCGCCTGGCCGAGCGCCGTTTCCGTCTCGCCTGA
- a CDS encoding nitrate/sulfonate/bicarbonate ABC transporter ATP-binding protein — translation MDLAAAPKVAPRTDMAPLVVVDHVRQLYAKGSGDHLLVLDNVNLTLRRNEIVSILGRSGCGKSSLLRIIAGLMPASAGKVTIGGRVVDGPAEEVAMVFQTFALFPWLTVLENVEIGLEAQKVPPAERQKRALAAIDLIGLDGYESAYPKELSGGMRQRVGLARALVVHPKLLLMDEPFSALDVLTAETLRTDLLDLWTEGRMPISSILLVTHNIEEAVLMSDRILVFSSNPGRLVAEIPVHLPMPRNRLDPAFRQMVDDIYALMTARPVGKPAYSLPGTGISMEVPRVSPNLLAGLMEAVAGEPFHGHADLPAVAGPLQMEIDDLFPVAEALQLLRFAEVAEGDIRLTEAGRRFVQLDPDGRKRLFAQHVLAFVPLAQHIKRVLDERDAHAAPASRFRDELEDSMSEDYADRTLRAVTSWGRYGELFAYDEDSGVFSLDNPT, via the coding sequence ATGGATCTGGCCGCCGCTCCCAAAGTCGCCCCGCGCACCGACATGGCGCCGCTGGTCGTGGTCGATCATGTGCGCCAGCTCTACGCCAAGGGCAGCGGCGATCATCTGCTGGTGCTCGACAACGTGAACCTGACGCTGCGCCGCAACGAAATCGTCTCGATCCTTGGCCGTTCGGGCTGCGGCAAGTCCTCGCTGCTGCGCATCATCGCCGGTCTGATGCCCGCGAGCGCCGGCAAGGTGACGATCGGCGGCAGGGTGGTCGACGGCCCGGCCGAGGAAGTCGCCATGGTGTTCCAGACCTTCGCGCTCTTCCCCTGGCTCACCGTGCTCGAGAATGTCGAGATCGGGCTCGAGGCGCAGAAGGTGCCGCCGGCGGAGCGCCAGAAGCGGGCGTTGGCGGCCATCGACCTGATCGGCCTCGACGGCTACGAGAGCGCATACCCCAAGGAGCTGTCGGGCGGCATGCGCCAGCGGGTCGGGCTGGCGCGGGCGCTGGTGGTGCATCCCAAGCTCCTGCTGATGGACGAGCCGTTCTCGGCGCTCGACGTGCTGACGGCCGAGACGCTGCGCACCGACCTGCTCGATCTGTGGACCGAGGGCCGCATGCCGATCTCCTCGATCCTGCTGGTCACCCACAATATCGAGGAGGCGGTGCTGATGAGCGACCGCATCCTCGTCTTCTCCTCCAATCCCGGACGTCTCGTGGCGGAGATCCCGGTCCACCTGCCGATGCCGCGCAACCGTCTCGATCCCGCCTTCCGGCAGATGGTGGACGACATCTATGCGCTGATGACGGCCCGGCCGGTGGGCAAGCCTGCCTACAGCCTGCCCGGCACCGGCATCTCCATGGAGGTTCCGCGCGTGTCGCCCAATCTGCTGGCCGGCCTCATGGAGGCGGTGGCCGGCGAGCCGTTCCACGGCCATGCCGACCTGCCCGCGGTCGCGGGACCCCTGCAGATGGAGATCGATGATCTCTTTCCCGTGGCCGAGGCGCTGCAGCTTCTGCGCTTCGCCGAGGTGGCCGAGGGCGACATCCGCCTCACCGAAGCCGGCCGGCGCTTCGTGCAGCTCGATCCCGACGGCCGCAAGCGGCTGTTCGCCCAGCACGTGCTGGCCTTCGTCCCGCTGGCCCAGCACATCAAGCGCGTGCTCGACGAACGCGATGCTCATGCCGCGCCTGCCAGCCGCTTCCGCGACGAGCTGGAGGACAGCATGTCCGAGGACTACGCCGATCGCACGCTGCGCGCCGTGACGTCATGGGGACGCTACGGCGAACTCTTCGCCTACGACGAGGACAGCGGCGTCTTCAGCCTCGACAACCCGACCTGA
- a CDS encoding sulfite exporter TauE/SafE family protein — MTLDPIYIALGACVGFIVGLTGVGGGSLMTPALVLLFGIHPATAVGTDLLYAAVTKGVGSLVHGARRNVDLRVVGLLALGSVPTAAITLLSLSQLGPRSGQAAKVITCALGATLLITAVSLVFRRKLMTMRLAEPERSADRSAALTILTGAVIGALVTLSSVGAGAIGVTALLLLYPSSSASRIVGTDIAHAVPLTLVAGAGHWLTGSVDPSMLLSLVTGSVPAIVVASYLAPRLPEVGLRYLLALVLAIAGGKLVVA; from the coding sequence ATGACTCTCGACCCGATCTACATCGCCCTTGGCGCCTGCGTGGGCTTCATCGTCGGCCTCACGGGGGTCGGCGGTGGCTCGCTGATGACGCCGGCGCTGGTGCTGCTGTTCGGCATCCATCCCGCGACCGCCGTCGGCACCGACCTGCTATATGCCGCCGTGACCAAGGGCGTCGGCTCGCTCGTCCATGGCGCGCGCAGGAACGTCGATCTGCGCGTGGTCGGGTTGCTGGCGCTGGGCAGCGTGCCGACGGCGGCGATCACGCTGCTCTCCCTCTCCCAGCTCGGGCCGAGAAGCGGCCAGGCGGCAAAGGTCATCACCTGCGCGCTGGGGGCGACCTTGCTGATCACGGCCGTCTCGCTGGTCTTCCGACGGAAACTGATGACGATGCGGTTGGCCGAACCGGAACGGAGCGCCGACCGTAGTGCGGCCCTGACCATCCTCACCGGTGCCGTCATCGGCGCTCTCGTGACGCTCTCCTCAGTGGGCGCCGGCGCGATCGGCGTGACCGCCCTGCTTCTGCTGTACCCGTCCTCCTCGGCCTCACGCATCGTCGGCACCGACATCGCCCATGCCGTGCCGCTGACCCTGGTGGCTGGCGCCGGTCACTGGCTGACCGGCTCGGTCGACCCTTCGATGCTGCTATCCCTTGTTACAGGATCGGTGCCGGCGATCGTGGTCGCCAGCTATCTCGCGCCACGCCTGCCCGAGGTCGGGCTGCGCTATCTGCTGGCGCTGGTGCTGGCGATCGCCGGCGGCAAGCTGGTCGTGGCTTAG
- a CDS encoding GNAT family N-acetyltransferase produces the protein MPPNMSIRRALAADAPRIRGLTRSAYAKWIVAIGREPLPMAADYDRAVREHIVDLLFVGAELAGLVEMVDGGDHLLIENVAIAPSFQRQGYGGLLVTQAERVAHSLRLPELRLYTNARFAGNVEFYRRHGYAVNREEPFKGGITVFMSKKVDAA, from the coding sequence TTGCCTCCGAACATGTCGATCCGGCGGGCTCTTGCCGCCGACGCCCCGCGCATCCGCGGCCTGACGCGCTCGGCCTATGCGAAGTGGATCGTGGCCATCGGCCGCGAGCCGTTGCCCATGGCAGCCGACTACGACCGCGCGGTGCGCGAGCATATCGTCGACCTGCTGTTTGTCGGCGCGGAGCTGGCCGGCCTCGTCGAGATGGTCGACGGAGGCGATCATCTCCTGATCGAGAACGTCGCCATTGCGCCGTCCTTCCAGCGGCAGGGTTACGGCGGCCTGCTCGTGACCCAGGCCGAGCGCGTCGCCCACTCGCTGCGGCTGCCCGAGCTTCGTCTCTACACCAACGCCCGGTTCGCCGGAAACGTCGAGTTCTATCGCCGGCACGGATACGCCGTCAATCGCGAAGAGCCCTTCAAGGGCGGCATCACGGTGTTCATGAGCAAGAAAGTCGATGCGGCGTGA
- a CDS encoding LLM class flavin-dependent oxidoreductase, which yields MKVGIAMNMLYEQGRPDVAVVHEHFALGDLVEPLGFDSLWALEHHFTGYAMSPAPTQLLAYFAGRTKRIQLGTAVIVLPWHDPVRVAEQIALLDVMCGGRCLFGFGRGAASTEYEGFRIPMGEARPRFAEAAEIVVKALANETFEHQGRFFQIPRMSIRPRPMSRPERRFYASSVSPESAELIARLGFGMLMIMQNEWSKCREDIEKFQTMSQAAGFVPKPPIILTNISCAESREEAQERAFRYLGRKWQSIDDHYHFSDGHLANVKGYEAYGKTAKTYAKLKDPANLKKATDFYVSIQIVGTPDDCLQQLGELQRVTGLEHLVAEFSFGNLPHHEAEKNLRLFADQVLPTLQRDPAYAGPKKAAPETRGQHAAQDGIFAPA from the coding sequence ATGAAGGTGGGCATCGCCATGAACATGCTCTACGAGCAGGGCCGGCCCGACGTCGCGGTGGTGCACGAGCACTTCGCGCTGGGCGATCTCGTCGAGCCGCTGGGCTTCGATTCGCTGTGGGCGCTGGAGCATCACTTCACCGGCTACGCCATGTCGCCCGCGCCGACCCAGCTCCTCGCCTACTTCGCCGGCCGCACCAAGCGCATCCAGCTCGGCACCGCGGTGATCGTCCTGCCCTGGCACGATCCGGTGCGCGTCGCCGAGCAGATCGCGCTGCTCGACGTCATGTGCGGCGGCCGCTGCCTGTTCGGCTTCGGCCGTGGCGCCGCCTCGACCGAGTACGAGGGCTTCCGCATTCCCATGGGCGAGGCGCGGCCGCGCTTCGCGGAAGCCGCCGAGATCGTGGTGAAGGCGCTCGCCAACGAGACCTTCGAGCACCAGGGCCGCTTCTTCCAGATTCCGCGCATGTCGATCCGGCCGCGGCCCATGTCGCGCCCGGAGCGGCGCTTCTATGCGAGCTCCGTCAGCCCCGAGTCGGCCGAGCTGATCGCGCGGCTGGGCTTCGGCATGCTGATGATCATGCAGAACGAGTGGAGCAAGTGCCGCGAGGACATCGAGAAGTTCCAGACGATGTCGCAGGCGGCCGGCTTCGTGCCCAAGCCGCCGATCATCCTGACCAACATCTCCTGTGCCGAATCGCGCGAGGAGGCGCAGGAGCGGGCCTTCCGCTATCTCGGCCGCAAGTGGCAGTCGATCGACGACCACTATCATTTCTCCGACGGCCATCTCGCCAACGTCAAAGGCTACGAGGCCTACGGCAAGACGGCCAAGACCTACGCCAAGCTGAAGGACCCGGCCAACCTCAAGAAAGCGACCGACTTCTACGTCTCGATCCAGATCGTCGGCACGCCCGACGACTGCCTGCAGCAGCTCGGCGAACTGCAGCGCGTCACCGGGCTGGAGCACCTCGTGGCCGAGTTCTCGTTCGGCAACCTGCCGCACCACGAGGCCGAGAAGAACCTGCGGCTGTTCGCCGACCAGGTCCTGCCGACATTGCAGCGCGACCCGGCCTATGCCGGCCCAAAAAAGGCGGCGCCGGAGACCCGCGGCCAGCATGCCGCCCAGGACGGCATCTTCGCCCCGGCCTGA
- a CDS encoding YncE family protein produces MRVTASFLVFLGVASLMSISGTAPSRADPLLIVGNDEKLTWDAQGKGVLAPGGKDSVVILDLANPEEPRIVANLPLKNSVVGPPVNVAIDPTNSVALVADSVDVVKDGDKLKQVPDDKIYVIDLKAKPSKLAATVTVGKQPSGLSFSPSGTLALVANRASKSIGVLSVKGTDVKVIDTVDMDDIVSHVVFTPDGKRALATKFNAHKVSLLTVDGDKVSYTKRDLPTGQWPYNVAVAPDGKIALTADNGDAGSSDGSVDTVSVVDLALDPPRIVDRVVVGDGPEGLAISPKGDVAAAIILAGSNNPSAYFHKKNGSVSVLGIAGGKVTKVGDVEVGGLPEGTAFTPDGKYLLVGNYLDQDLSILKVDGTTITDTGKRFKLPGHPASVRMSVH; encoded by the coding sequence ATGCGTGTCACTGCTTCGTTCCTGGTGTTTCTCGGCGTCGCGTCCCTTATGTCCATTTCCGGCACCGCCCCGAGCCGGGCCGATCCGTTGCTGATCGTGGGCAATGACGAGAAGCTCACCTGGGATGCCCAGGGCAAGGGGGTGCTGGCGCCTGGCGGCAAGGATTCGGTGGTGATCCTCGATCTCGCCAATCCCGAGGAGCCCAGGATCGTGGCCAACCTGCCGCTCAAGAACTCGGTCGTCGGACCGCCGGTGAACGTCGCGATCGATCCCACCAACTCGGTCGCGCTCGTGGCCGACTCGGTCGACGTCGTGAAGGACGGCGACAAGCTGAAGCAGGTGCCGGACGACAAAATCTACGTCATCGACCTCAAGGCCAAGCCATCCAAGCTCGCGGCCACGGTGACGGTCGGCAAGCAGCCGTCGGGGCTGAGCTTCAGCCCCTCGGGCACGCTCGCACTGGTCGCCAACCGCGCCAGCAAGTCGATCGGCGTGCTCTCGGTCAAGGGCACCGACGTGAAGGTGATCGACACGGTCGATATGGACGACATCGTGAGCCACGTGGTGTTCACGCCGGACGGCAAGCGGGCGCTCGCCACCAAGTTCAACGCCCACAAGGTGTCGCTGCTCACTGTCGATGGCGACAAGGTCAGCTACACCAAGCGCGACCTGCCGACTGGGCAATGGCCCTACAACGTGGCGGTCGCCCCCGACGGCAAGATCGCGCTCACCGCCGACAATGGCGACGCGGGCTCGTCGGACGGCAGCGTCGACACGGTGAGCGTGGTCGATCTCGCGCTCGATCCGCCTCGCATCGTCGATCGCGTCGTGGTGGGCGATGGGCCGGAGGGGCTCGCGATCTCGCCCAAGGGCGACGTCGCCGCCGCCATCATCCTGGCCGGCTCGAACAATCCCAGCGCCTATTTCCACAAGAAGAACGGCAGCGTGTCGGTGCTGGGGATCGCCGGCGGCAAGGTCACCAAGGTGGGCGATGTCGAGGTGGGCGGCCTGCCGGAGGGAACGGCCTTCACGCCGGACGGCAAATATCTGCTGGTCGGCAACTACCTCGACCAGGATCTCTCGATCCTGAAGGTCGATGGCACCACGATCACCGACACCGGCAAGCGCTTCAAGCTGCCGGGCCACCCGGCGTCAGTCAGGATGAGCGTGCACTGA
- a CDS encoding CoA transferase, translating to MGGPLPLTGLRVLDLASFIAGPVATTVMGDYGAEVIKIEPPGEGDPQRKLGQAHSIPQHPVNFCWHLVNRNKRAMVLDLKHAEGRAVFDRLVKTADVMVVNFPLKVRERLRMRYADVAPLNPRLIYASMTGYGEQGPDAEQPGFDSTAFFARSGLLDALTYDGGPPAFSLPAQGDQMVGMNLFAAISMALLHRERTGKGSEVSTSLLAGGLWSNAMLAQGALLGAFVAPRPPRTKPRSALANQYRTSDGRWIQLTIVREEKLWPELCKAMEREDLLDDPRFQTTELRRAHAPELAALLDPIFASRPWPEWRTRLRRHEVTFGLLGVLRDVPDDEQAVANGAIVKSAVAEMPRTISAPIRLSFAPAPNVPGPAPAHGQHTDKILAELGYGTGEIDRLRKSGALG from the coding sequence ATGGGCGGGCCTCTGCCGCTGACAGGACTTCGCGTGCTCGATCTGGCGAGCTTCATTGCCGGTCCGGTCGCCACCACGGTGATGGGCGATTACGGCGCGGAGGTGATCAAGATCGAGCCGCCGGGCGAGGGCGATCCGCAGCGCAAGCTCGGCCAGGCGCATTCGATCCCGCAGCATCCGGTGAACTTCTGCTGGCACCTCGTGAACCGCAACAAGCGCGCGATGGTGCTCGACCTCAAGCACGCCGAGGGCCGCGCCGTCTTCGATCGCCTCGTGAAGACGGCCGACGTGATGGTCGTGAACTTCCCGCTCAAGGTGCGCGAGCGTCTCAGGATGCGCTACGCCGACGTGGCGCCCCTCAACCCACGCCTGATCTACGCCTCGATGACCGGCTATGGCGAGCAGGGTCCGGACGCCGAGCAACCGGGTTTCGACTCGACCGCCTTCTTCGCCCGCTCGGGCCTGCTCGATGCGCTCACCTATGACGGCGGGCCACCTGCCTTCTCGCTGCCGGCGCAGGGCGACCAGATGGTCGGCATGAACCTCTTTGCCGCCATCAGCATGGCGCTGCTGCATCGCGAGCGCACCGGCAAGGGCAGCGAAGTCTCGACGTCCCTGCTGGCGGGCGGATTGTGGTCCAACGCCATGCTGGCGCAGGGCGCGCTGCTCGGCGCGTTCGTGGCGCCACGGCCGCCGCGCACCAAGCCCAGGAGCGCGCTCGCCAATCAGTACCGGACGTCGGACGGCCGCTGGATCCAGCTCACGATCGTGCGCGAGGAGAAGCTCTGGCCCGAGCTCTGCAAGGCGATGGAGCGCGAGGATCTGCTGGACGATCCGCGTTTTCAGACGACCGAGCTGCGGCGCGCCCATGCGCCCGAATTGGCGGCCCTTCTCGACCCGATCTTCGCCTCCCGGCCCTGGCCCGAATGGCGCACCCGCCTGCGCCGCCACGAGGTCACCTTCGGCCTGCTGGGCGTGCTGCGCGACGTGCCGGACGACGAGCAGGCCGTCGCCAACGGCGCGATCGTGAAGAGCGCCGTGGCCGAGATGCCACGCACCATCTCGGCGCCCATCCGGCTCTCGTTTGCGCCGGCCCCGAATGTTCCCGGCCCGGCGCCGGCGCACGGCCAGCACACCGACAAGATCCTGGCCGAGCTCGGTTACGGCACGGGCGAGATCGACCGCCTGCGCAAGAGCGGCGCGCTGGGCTGA